One segment of Cetobacterium sp. NK01 DNA contains the following:
- a CDS encoding GrdX family protein, whose product MDYKIITNNNKVFNFFKETDNVIYLENHNIEGVLTFIEKKCLEGHRLLSDPILYNLENQDNPFKSILITDKQIEDNSHSIKIIIGVLDIIKKVNFTPKESQNDISLEEFRFVDLNLIRDSISKINLL is encoded by the coding sequence ATGGATTATAAAATTATTACAAATAACAATAAAGTTTTTAATTTTTTTAAAGAAACAGATAATGTAATTTATTTAGAGAACCACAATATTGAAGGAGTTTTAACTTTCATAGAAAAAAAATGTTTAGAGGGACACAGACTTTTAAGTGATCCAATCTTATATAATTTAGAAAATCAAGATAATCCTTTTAAATCTATTTTAATAACTGATAAACAAATTGAAGATAATTCTCACTCGATAAAAATAATTATTGGAGTTCTAGATATTATAAAAAAGGTTAACTTTACTCCTAAAGAGTCACAAAATGATATTTCTTTAGAAGAGTTTAGATTTGTAGATTTAAATTTAATTAGAGATAGTATTTCTAAAATTAATTTATTATAA
- a CDS encoding PP2C family protein-serine/threonine phosphatase translates to MITYFSFIILFFIFFLILKKQEKKNFEETSKILKSFVSKQFLNDISDDLKNDYERATTAITKQDLELDNSIEELREYKKELEVTYESLLTKSKQLEYSNQVLEQRVASLSNINSLSRTVLSIMELDKIISTILDAYFVLTGAKRISLYLWEGNKLINKRIKGEIHFRGELSYPEEVLSQFTKKDYKKVYSEMLKGFSITPDEKIIASPLTVKGKELGVIFIIEDKSKLIKSDEETISALTIQVAIAINNAQIYSDLVVKERMSQELEVASRIQKRIIPKKIKKVLGLDVATFFEPAKEIGGDYYDYSLLDEKTFSITIADVSGKGVPAAFLMALGRSVLKTLELQGEQPRCNVRKLNKLIYPDITEDMFITMMHSKYNYDTKTITYSNAGHNPLVVYNSVTKKIETHSVKGVAIGFLDDYNYKQGEVHLNIGDIVIYYTDGISEAENKNKELFGIERLKNVLLENNHLSSREIKQKLLSEINNFQNGCEQNDDITFVIIKRDE, encoded by the coding sequence TTGATTACATATTTTTCGTTTATCATACTTTTCTTCATTTTCTTTTTAATTTTAAAAAAACAAGAAAAAAAGAATTTTGAAGAAACAAGCAAAATATTAAAAAGTTTTGTTAGCAAGCAGTTTTTAAACGATATTTCTGACGATTTAAAAAATGATTATGAAAGAGCAACTACCGCTATTACTAAACAAGATTTAGAACTTGATAATTCTATTGAAGAATTAAGAGAATATAAAAAAGAACTTGAAGTTACTTATGAATCCTTACTTACTAAATCCAAACAATTAGAATATAGTAATCAAGTTCTTGAGCAAAGAGTTGCTAGTCTATCAAATATCAATTCTCTTTCTAGAACTGTTTTGTCTATAATGGAATTAGATAAAATTATTTCAACTATTCTTGATGCTTATTTTGTTTTAACTGGAGCTAAAAGAATATCCCTTTATTTATGGGAAGGAAACAAATTAATCAATAAAAGAATTAAAGGAGAAATACATTTTAGAGGAGAACTTAGCTATCCTGAAGAAGTTTTGTCTCAATTTACAAAAAAAGACTATAAAAAAGTTTATAGTGAAATGTTAAAAGGATTTTCTATTACTCCTGATGAAAAAATTATTGCATCTCCTCTAACTGTAAAAGGAAAAGAATTAGGAGTCATTTTTATAATCGAAGATAAATCTAAACTTATAAAGAGCGATGAAGAAACTATATCAGCTTTAACTATTCAAGTTGCAATAGCTATTAATAATGCTCAAATATATTCTGATCTAGTAGTTAAAGAAAGAATGTCACAAGAGTTAGAAGTAGCATCTAGAATTCAAAAAAGAATTATACCTAAAAAAATAAAAAAGGTTCTTGGTCTTGATGTAGCAACTTTTTTTGAACCTGCAAAAGAAATCGGAGGAGATTATTACGATTACTCTCTTTTAGACGAGAAAACTTTCAGTATTACTATTGCTGACGTAAGTGGTAAGGGAGTTCCTGCGGCTTTTCTTATGGCTTTGGGAAGATCTGTTTTAAAAACTTTAGAACTTCAAGGAGAACAACCTAGATGTAATGTTAGAAAGCTTAATAAATTAATTTATCCTGATATAACAGAAGATATGTTTATTACTATGATGCATAGCAAATACAATTACGATACTAAAACTATTACATACTCCAATGCTGGTCATAACCCACTAGTTGTATATAACAGCGTCACTAAAAAAATTGAAACTCATTCAGTTAAAGGAGTAGCCATAGGATTTCTAGATGACTATAACTATAAACAAGGAGAAGTTCATCTTAATATTGGGGATATTGTCATTTATTATACCGATGGAATAAGTGAAGCTGAAAATAAAAATAAAGAACTTTTTGGTATTGAAAGATTAAAAAATGTTCTTCTTGAAAATAATCATCTTTCTTCTAGGGAAATAAAACAAAAATTATTGTCTGAAATTAATAATTTTCAAAATGGTTGTGAACAAAATGACGACATAACATTTGTTATTATTAAGAGAGATGAATAA
- the uvrC gene encoding excinuclease ABC subunit UvrC, whose amino-acid sequence MREEIGKFMITIFNKDIPENPGVYLMKYNSKIIYVGKAKNLSKRISSYFNREHSNEKTKELVKHIDDLDFIICNTELDALILENNLIKKYSPKYNINLKDEKTYPYLLVTNEYFPKLSIIRTTKKLNLSLGEYFGPYPYGVWNLKKVLTKLYQIRDCNRDMTKLYSRPCLKFHMKLCSGPCIDKSILAQYQDNVKDIKEILKGNTKQILQKLQNNMLLAAENLEFEKAIFLREQKKEIENNVQSQISDATNSIDEDIFLFKLEDDKIFLCILNIRDGKILGKNFHNINLENKFYDDILEDILVTYYSKYPIPKNIIFQESIISEQKKIEDIFLGVFNKKLSFFFPKVKSRRRELLEMGLLNLQKDIENFYNKKSVVEKGLNDLYTKLNLKRFPFKIECFDISNIQGKDAVASMSVTIEGKKAKKLYRKFKITSKDTPDDFQMMREVIERRYSKLPTNEFPDVILIDGGLGQINAVGEILKNLGKDGISELLSIAKKEEEIYKYTETFPYMFSKSDEALKILQRVRDEAHRFGVTYHRLLRNKRVISSELDSIPGVGPKRKELLLKTFGSVKQIKKATLSDLEKIIPKQLAIKIKELI is encoded by the coding sequence ATGAGAGAGGAAATTGGTAAGTTTATGATAACTATTTTTAATAAAGATATTCCTGAAAATCCAGGGGTTTATTTAATGAAATATAATTCTAAAATTATTTATGTAGGAAAAGCTAAAAATCTTTCAAAAAGAATCTCTTCCTATTTCAATAGAGAACACTCAAATGAAAAGACAAAAGAACTTGTTAAACACATTGATGATCTAGATTTCATTATTTGTAATACAGAGCTTGATGCTCTAATTTTAGAAAACAATCTTATAAAAAAATATTCACCAAAATACAATATTAATTTAAAAGATGAAAAAACTTATCCTTATCTTTTAGTAACTAATGAATATTTTCCTAAACTCTCTATAATTAGAACAACAAAAAAACTTAACCTTAGCTTAGGTGAATATTTTGGTCCTTATCCTTACGGTGTTTGGAATCTAAAAAAAGTACTCACTAAACTTTATCAAATTAGAGATTGTAATAGAGATATGACTAAGCTCTATTCTAGACCTTGTTTAAAATTTCATATGAAACTTTGTAGTGGTCCATGTATAGATAAATCTATTTTAGCTCAATATCAAGATAATGTTAAAGATATTAAAGAAATTTTAAAAGGTAATACAAAACAAATTTTACAAAAACTACAAAATAATATGTTACTTGCTGCAGAAAATTTAGAGTTTGAAAAAGCTATTTTTCTTAGGGAACAAAAAAAAGAAATTGAAAATAATGTACAAAGTCAAATAAGTGATGCTACTAATTCTATTGATGAAGATATCTTTCTATTTAAACTAGAAGATGATAAAATTTTTTTATGCATTCTAAATATTAGAGATGGAAAAATTTTAGGAAAAAACTTTCATAACATAAACTTAGAGAATAAGTTTTATGATGATATTTTAGAAGATATTTTAGTAACTTACTACTCAAAATACCCTATACCTAAAAATATTATTTTTCAAGAAAGTATAATAAGTGAGCAAAAAAAAATAGAAGATATTTTCTTAGGTGTTTTTAATAAAAAACTTTCTTTTTTCTTCCCTAAGGTAAAATCTAGAAGAAGAGAACTTTTAGAAATGGGGCTTTTAAATTTACAAAAAGATATTGAAAATTTTTATAATAAAAAATCTGTTGTAGAAAAAGGATTAAATGATCTTTATACTAAACTAAATTTAAAAAGATTTCCATTTAAAATTGAATGCTTTGATATCTCAAATATCCAAGGAAAAGATGCTGTTGCTTCAATGAGTGTTACTATTGAAGGAAAAAAAGCAAAAAAACTTTATCGTAAGTTTAAAATTACTTCAAAAGATACCCCAGATGATTTTCAAATGATGAGAGAAGTAATTGAACGAAGATATAGCAAACTTCCTACTAACGAATTTCCAGATGTTATACTAATCGATGGAGGTCTTGGACAAATAAATGCTGTTGGTGAAATTCTAAAAAACCTTGGTAAAGATGGAATTTCTGAACTTTTAAGTATTGCTAAAAAAGAGGAAGAAATTTATAAGTATACTGAGACTTTTCCTTATATGTTCTCTAAAAGTGACGAAGCACTAAAAATTTTACAACGTGTTAGAGATGAAGCTCACAGATTTGGAGTTACGTATCATAGACTTCTTAGAAATAAAAGAGTTATTTCTAGTGAGTTAGACAGTATTCCTGGAGTTGGACCCAAAAGAAAAGAACTTCTTTTAAAAACTTTCGGTTCTGTTAAACAAATAAAAAAAGCTACTTTAAGCGACTTAGAAAAAATTATTCCTAAACAATTAGCCATAAAAATAAAGGAGTTGATTTAA
- the carB gene encoding carbamoyl-phosphate synthase large subunit, which produces MLDKSIKKTLVIGSGPIIIGQAAEFDYSGTQACETLKKEGIEVVLINSNPATIMTDKAVADKIYIEPITAEFVEKVIAKERPDSILAGMGGQTALNMAVELNDKGILEKYNVRVIGTSIESIKRGEDRELFREAMDKIGEPTIESKIVETLEDGFKVAREIGYPVVVRPAYTLGGTGGGIADNPQELEDILLKGLKLSRVGQVLIEKSILGWKEVEYEVIRDKDGNCITVCNMENIDPVGIHTGDSIVVAPSQTLSDREYQMLRTSALKIINEIGVVGGCNVQFALHPKSFEYAIIEINPRVSRSSALASKATGYPIARVATRLSLGYTLDEVVNEVTGKTFACFEPALDYIVVKIPKWPFDKFKKANKRLGTKMMATGEVMAIGNNFEAAFLKGLRSLEIGRYNLEHPVVEKMTMEELKEIVVRPDDERIFVVAEMLRRGYVKEKLQKLTGIDKFFMEKLEWLVKQEELMKKMELKDLDEKFLKNAKKKGFSDKGIAQLLNVTEQDIARKRRDYGIKPVYKMVDTCAGEFAADSSYFYSTYDQFDEVDVTDKKKVIVIGSGPIRIGQGIEFDYCTVHSIKTLRNMGIESIIINNNPETVSTDFSTADRLYFEPLVTEDVMNIIDKEKPAGVIIQFGGQTAIKLANDLRDRGVTILGTSAEMVDAAEDREKFEDIMEKLDIKRPKGKAVWDVELGKKIAAEVQYPVLVRPSYVLGGQGMEICHDEYNLVNYLKASFERDPENPVLIDKYLNGIEVEVDAICDGEDILIPGVMEHLERAGIHSGDSITIYPPQNLYEGTEKKIEEITRKIAKELKIKGMMNIQFIAYENELYVIEVNPRSSRTVPYIAKISGVPVIDIATKVIMGEKLQNLGFGTGIYKKPSVVAVKVPVFSTEKLSGVEVSLGPEMKSTGEVLGVGHTADEAIFKGLLGGGRVQNVRNRKVLLTIRDKDKDEFLPVAKSLKSLGCQLFATEGTQKYLAEKGIEATAVRKINEESPNILDLLKNREVDLLINTPTKANDAQRDGFKIRRTAIEYGVEVLTSIDTLNAIIKVQELNVDKMDLDVFDIAQI; this is translated from the coding sequence ATGTTAGATAAATCGATAAAAAAGACACTGGTAATAGGATCGGGACCAATTATAATAGGACAAGCAGCAGAGTTTGATTATTCAGGAACTCAAGCATGTGAAACATTAAAAAAAGAGGGGATAGAAGTTGTATTAATAAACTCTAATCCAGCAACAATAATGACAGATAAGGCAGTTGCAGACAAAATATATATAGAGCCAATTACAGCAGAATTTGTGGAAAAAGTAATTGCAAAAGAAAGACCAGATTCTATTTTAGCTGGAATGGGTGGACAAACAGCTCTAAACATGGCAGTTGAATTAAATGATAAAGGAATACTTGAAAAGTATAATGTAAGAGTAATAGGAACATCTATTGAATCTATAAAAAGAGGAGAAGATAGAGAACTATTTAGAGAGGCTATGGATAAAATTGGAGAGCCTACAATAGAGAGTAAAATAGTTGAAACTTTAGAAGACGGGTTTAAAGTTGCAAGAGAGATTGGATATCCAGTTGTTGTAAGACCAGCGTATACTCTAGGGGGAACAGGAGGGGGAATTGCTGATAACCCTCAAGAATTAGAAGACATTTTATTAAAAGGATTAAAGCTATCAAGAGTTGGACAAGTACTAATTGAAAAATCAATCTTAGGATGGAAAGAGGTTGAATACGAAGTAATCAGGGATAAAGATGGAAACTGTATAACTGTTTGTAATATGGAGAATATAGATCCAGTTGGTATCCATACAGGAGACTCTATAGTTGTTGCACCATCTCAAACACTTTCAGATAGAGAGTATCAAATGCTAAGAACATCAGCATTGAAAATAATAAATGAAATAGGTGTAGTTGGAGGTTGTAACGTTCAGTTCGCTCTTCATCCGAAATCATTTGAATATGCAATTATTGAAATAAATCCAAGAGTTTCTAGATCATCTGCGTTAGCTTCAAAAGCTACAGGATATCCTATAGCAAGAGTTGCAACAAGATTATCTTTAGGATATACATTAGATGAAGTTGTAAATGAAGTAACTGGAAAAACTTTTGCATGTTTTGAACCAGCATTGGATTATATAGTAGTAAAAATTCCAAAGTGGCCATTTGATAAATTTAAGAAAGCTAATAAAAGACTAGGTACGAAAATGATGGCAACTGGAGAGGTTATGGCTATTGGAAATAACTTTGAAGCTGCATTTTTAAAAGGACTAAGATCATTAGAGATTGGAAGATATAATTTAGAGCATCCTGTGGTAGAGAAAATGACTATGGAAGAACTAAAAGAGATAGTTGTAAGACCAGATGATGAAAGAATTTTCGTTGTTGCTGAGATGTTAAGAAGAGGATATGTAAAGGAAAAGTTACAGAAATTAACTGGAATAGATAAGTTCTTTATGGAAAAATTAGAGTGGCTTGTAAAGCAAGAAGAGTTAATGAAAAAGATGGAGCTTAAAGATTTAGATGAAAAATTCTTAAAAAATGCTAAGAAAAAAGGATTCTCAGATAAAGGAATAGCTCAGTTGCTAAATGTAACAGAACAAGATATTGCTAGAAAAAGAAGAGATTATGGAATTAAACCAGTTTATAAAATGGTTGATACATGTGCAGGAGAATTTGCCGCAGATTCATCATACTTTTATTCAACATACGATCAATTTGATGAAGTTGATGTAACAGATAAAAAGAAAGTTATAGTAATAGGATCTGGTCCAATAAGAATAGGGCAAGGAATAGAGTTTGATTACTGTACAGTTCACTCAATAAAAACTTTAAGAAATATGGGAATAGAGAGTATTATTATAAATAACAATCCAGAAACAGTATCTACAGACTTCTCAACTGCAGATAGACTTTACTTTGAACCATTAGTAACAGAGGATGTTATGAATATCATTGATAAGGAAAAACCGGCAGGAGTAATCATTCAATTTGGAGGTCAAACAGCAATAAAATTAGCTAATGACTTGAGAGATAGAGGGGTTACAATACTTGGAACTTCAGCAGAGATGGTTGATGCTGCAGAAGATAGAGAAAAGTTTGAAGATATAATGGAAAAATTAGATATAAAAAGACCAAAAGGTAAAGCTGTATGGGACGTTGAGCTTGGAAAGAAAATAGCAGCAGAAGTACAGTATCCAGTTTTAGTAAGACCTTCATATGTTCTAGGTGGACAAGGAATGGAGATTTGTCACGATGAATACAATCTTGTAAATTATCTAAAAGCTTCATTTGAAAGAGATCCTGAAAATCCAGTTTTAATAGATAAATATTTAAATGGAATTGAAGTAGAAGTAGATGCAATATGTGACGGTGAAGATATTTTAATACCAGGAGTTATGGAGCATTTAGAAAGAGCTGGAATACATTCGGGAGATTCAATAACAATATATCCTCCACAAAATTTATATGAGGGGACAGAAAAGAAAATTGAAGAGATTACAAGAAAAATTGCAAAAGAATTAAAAATAAAAGGTATGATGAATATCCAGTTTATAGCATACGAAAATGAATTATATGTAATTGAGGTAAACCCTAGATCATCAAGAACAGTACCTTATATAGCAAAAATATCTGGAGTTCCAGTAATTGATATAGCAACAAAAGTAATAATGGGAGAAAAACTTCAAAACTTAGGGTTTGGAACTGGTATTTATAAAAAGCCATCTGTAGTTGCAGTTAAAGTTCCGGTATTCTCAACAGAGAAATTATCAGGAGTTGAAGTTTCATTAGGACCTGAGATGAAATCTACAGGAGAAGTTTTAGGAGTTGGACATACAGCAGATGAAGCTATATTTAAAGGTCTTTTAGGTGGTGGAAGAGTTCAAAATGTAAGAAATAGAAAAGTTCTTTTAACAATAAGAGATAAGGACAAAGATGAATTTTTACCAGTTGCAAAATCACTTAAAAGCTTAGGTTGTCAACTGTTTGCAACAGAGGGAACTCAAAAGTATTTAGCAGAAAAAGGAATTGAAGCAACAGCAGTAAGAAAAATCAATGAAGAATCACCAAATATTTTAGATTTATTAAAAAATAGAGAAGTGGATTTATTAATAAATACTCCAACTAAGGCAAATGATGCTCAAAGAGATGGATTTAAAATAAGAAGAACAGCTATTGAATATGGGGTAGAGGTATTAACTTCGATAGATACTTTAAATGCAATAATAAAAGTTCAAGAGTTAAACGTTGATAAGATGGACTTAGATGTATTTGATATAGCACAAATATAA
- the rapZ gene encoding RNase adapter RapZ has translation MELIILTGLSGSGKSTGLKTLEDLGFFTMDNIPFRFAGAILKDLKNSNKDNSVKRIALGLDIRTIINENDFNTFFNEIDNLNVDYKIIFLEASTQSILNRYNLTRRKHPLTKDTLLQSIEDEIFLMEDIKDKANLIIDTSFLSAKELSRKIEIAVASFSKSILLNIHLQSFGFKHGIPIDADMIFDVRTLPNPYYLEDLREKTGLNDDVFNYVMSFDTSKILYEKILDLIVFLIPGYIKDEKRHLTIGIGCSGGKHRSVSFVRKLEQDLKNINEVNIYSIHRENERGNW, from the coding sequence ATGGAGCTAATTATTTTAACTGGACTTAGCGGCTCGGGAAAATCTACTGGTTTAAAAACTTTAGAAGATTTAGGGTTTTTCACTATGGACAATATTCCCTTTAGATTTGCTGGAGCTATTTTAAAAGATTTAAAAAACTCCAATAAAGATAACAGTGTGAAAAGAATCGCTTTAGGTCTTGATATTAGAACAATTATCAATGAAAATGATTTTAATACCTTTTTTAATGAAATTGATAATTTGAACGTCGATTATAAAATTATTTTTTTAGAAGCTTCTACTCAATCAATTTTAAATAGATATAATTTAACTCGTAGAAAACATCCCCTTACAAAAGATACTTTACTCCAAAGTATTGAAGATGAAATATTCTTAATGGAGGATATAAAAGATAAAGCCAACTTAATAATTGATACTAGTTTTTTAAGTGCTAAAGAACTTTCTAGAAAGATCGAAATTGCTGTAGCTTCATTTTCTAAAAGCATTCTTTTGAATATCCATCTACAATCTTTTGGATTTAAACATGGGATTCCAATTGATGCTGATATGATTTTTGATGTTAGAACACTACCTAATCCTTACTATTTAGAAGACCTTAGAGAAAAAACTGGATTAAATGATGATGTTTTTAATTATGTTATGAGTTTTGATACATCTAAAATTCTTTATGAAAAAATTTTAGATTTAATAGTTTTTTTAATCCCAGGATATATAAAAGATGAAAAAAGACACCTAACAATAGGAATAGGATGTAGCGGAGGAAAACATCGCTCTGTTTCATTTGTTAGAAAACTTGAACAAGATTTAAAAAATATCAACGAAGTGAATATTTATTCTATACATAGAGAAAATGAGAGAGGAAATTGGTAA
- a CDS encoding carbamoyl phosphate synthase small subunit has product MKGKLILENGMSFDGKIFGELGESVGELVFNTGMTGYQELLTDPSYYGQIVVMTYPMVGNYGINLEDMESSGIKLKGFIIKEDAKLPNNFRCEMTLDGFLRQYNVVGFKGVDTRHLTKIIREQGAMKALITSKDLTQKEIDEHFAKFNNSDAVEKVSTKEIYEIPGPGKRIGVIDFGVKRNILRSFEKRGVHQIVFPWNVTAEELLSHDLDAVFLSNGPGDPAELTGVINEIKKLVGKLPIVGICLGHQLLAWALGGTTTKLKYGHRGCNHPVKDLEKNRIFITSQNHGYVVDKVPESMKVTHINLNDNSIEGMRSEEHRILCVQYHPEAWPGPADSEYLFDDFLKVIEG; this is encoded by the coding sequence ATGAAGGGGAAGTTAATTCTTGAAAACGGAATGAGTTTTGATGGAAAAATTTTTGGAGAATTAGGTGAAAGCGTTGGAGAGCTTGTATTTAATACAGGAATGACAGGGTACCAAGAGTTACTTACGGATCCATCATATTATGGTCAAATTGTTGTTATGACTTATCCAATGGTTGGAAACTATGGAATAAACTTAGAGGATATGGAATCTAGCGGAATAAAGTTAAAAGGATTTATAATTAAAGAGGACGCAAAGCTTCCAAATAACTTTAGATGTGAAATGACATTAGATGGATTTTTAAGACAATATAATGTAGTTGGATTTAAAGGTGTAGATACAAGACATTTAACTAAAATAATAAGAGAACAAGGAGCAATGAAAGCTCTAATAACTTCAAAAGATTTAACTCAAAAAGAGATAGACGAGCATTTTGCAAAATTTAATAATAGTGACGCTGTAGAAAAAGTTAGTACAAAAGAGATTTATGAGATTCCTGGACCTGGAAAAAGAATAGGAGTAATAGATTTCGGTGTTAAGAGAAATATATTGAGATCGTTTGAAAAAAGAGGAGTTCATCAAATTGTATTTCCTTGGAATGTAACTGCAGAAGAGTTATTATCACATGATTTAGATGCAGTGTTTTTATCAAATGGACCAGGAGATCCAGCAGAATTAACAGGAGTAATAAACGAAATAAAAAAATTAGTTGGAAAATTACCTATTGTTGGAATATGTTTAGGACATCAGTTATTAGCTTGGGCGCTAGGTGGAACAACAACAAAGTTAAAGTATGGACATAGAGGATGTAATCATCCAGTTAAAGATTTAGAAAAAAATAGAATATTTATAACATCACAAAATCATGGTTATGTTGTAGATAAAGTACCTGAATCAATGAAAGTAACACATATAAATTTAAATGATAACTCTATCGAAGGAATGAGAAGTGAAGAGCATAGAATTTTATGTGTACAGTATCACCCAGAAGCATGGCCAGGACCAGCTGATTCAGAATATCTGTTTGATGATTTTTTAAAAGTAATAGAGGGATAA
- a CDS encoding ABC transporter ATP-binding protein, giving the protein MNNYILEMQHIRKTFLDGKVIANDDITLKILKGEKHAIVGENGAGKSTLMKMLNGLYTPTSGKIFYHGKEVEIDSPSKAAELGIGMVYQHFMLVPTLTVAENMILGVEPKKGTSLDINKARQDVIEVSKKYGLAIDPDALISDLSIGMQQRVEILKILFKGANLLVFDEPTAVLTPQEIKELYKIMDNLIAEGKTIIFISHKLQEVLDISDNITVIRRGKDIANFPTKEATKEKIANAMVGRAVLFTTERPEVEIGEVVLSVKNVSVKDHLGVTKVDHATFDIKKGEVLGIAGVEGSGQTELVEALTGLKDIFSGEMILDNVILKKKTPRKISQLGLAHIPEDRHKRAAVSQFSVMENFALGLERDEYSKFGLLNFFKLRKDAEMFMEKYDVRPRSVDTEFGRLSGGNQQKIIVARELEKKNNNLIIAGQPTRGVDIGAIESIHKLILNEKAKGKAVMVVSSELSEILNLSDKIAVMCAGKITGILSREEANEEKIGILMAGGKLD; this is encoded by the coding sequence GTGAATAATTATATCTTAGAAATGCAACACATCAGAAAAACTTTCTTAGATGGAAAAGTTATCGCTAATGACGATATCACTTTAAAAATCTTAAAAGGTGAAAAACACGCTATTGTTGGTGAAAATGGAGCTGGAAAATCAACACTTATGAAAATGTTAAATGGTCTTTATACTCCTACTTCTGGTAAAATATTTTACCATGGGAAGGAAGTAGAAATAGATTCACCTAGTAAAGCCGCTGAATTAGGAATTGGAATGGTTTATCAGCATTTTATGTTAGTTCCTACATTAACTGTTGCTGAAAATATGATTTTAGGGGTTGAACCTAAAAAAGGGACGTCTTTAGACATCAACAAAGCTAGACAAGATGTTATTGAGGTTTCTAAAAAATACGGTTTAGCTATTGATCCAGATGCTTTAATATCTGACTTATCTATTGGTATGCAACAAAGAGTAGAGATTTTAAAAATACTTTTTAAAGGTGCTAATTTACTTGTTTTTGATGAACCCACAGCTGTTTTAACTCCACAAGAAATAAAAGAGCTTTATAAAATCATGGACAATTTAATTGCGGAAGGAAAGACTATTATTTTTATTTCTCATAAACTTCAAGAAGTATTGGATATATCTGACAATATAACTGTTATCAGAAGAGGTAAAGATATTGCTAATTTTCCAACTAAAGAAGCAACCAAAGAAAAGATTGCAAATGCAATGGTTGGAAGAGCTGTTCTTTTTACAACTGAAAGACCTGAAGTTGAAATTGGTGAAGTAGTTTTATCTGTAAAAAATGTCAGTGTTAAAGATCATCTTGGTGTTACAAAAGTTGATCATGCTACATTTGATATTAAAAAAGGAGAAGTTTTAGGTATTGCTGGAGTTGAAGGAAGTGGACAAACTGAACTTGTTGAAGCTCTTACTGGGCTTAAAGATATCTTTTCTGGAGAGATGATTCTTGACAATGTTATTTTAAAGAAAAAAACTCCTAGAAAAATATCTCAATTAGGATTGGCTCATATTCCTGAAGATAGACATAAAAGAGCGGCTGTTTCACAATTTAGTGTTATGGAAAATTTTGCTCTTGGACTTGAAAGAGATGAGTATTCGAAATTTGGTCTATTAAACTTTTTTAAACTAAGAAAAGATGCTGAAATGTTTATGGAAAAATATGATGTTAGACCTAGAAGTGTTGATACTGAATTTGGTAGACTTTCTGGTGGAAATCAACAAAAAATTATTGTTGCAAGAGAACTAGAAAAGAAAAATAATAATCTTATCATTGCAGGTCAACCTACTAGAGGGGTTGATATTGGAGCAATTGAATCAATTCACAAATTAATATTAAATGAAAAAGCAAAAGGAAAAGCTGTTATGGTTGTTTCCTCTGAGCTATCTGAAATTTTAAATCTTTCAGATAAAATTGCAGTTATGTGCGCTGGAAAGATAACGGGAATCCTTTCTAGAGAAGAAGCAAACGAAGAAAAAATTGGAATACTTATGGCGGGTGGTAAACTTGATTAA